One window of the Clostridium sp. MB40-C1 genome contains the following:
- a CDS encoding Na+/H+ antiporter NhaC family protein, whose protein sequence is MEFGLASMFPPILAIILAVITRQVFLSLFAGVFVGELLLKGWAFFPAFNASLERVVSVFAEGWVTKTIMFSLLVGSIIALIQVSGGVEGFVDYLTEKNKIIKNKKAAQLLAFIIGIVVFIESSITILTSGTVARPLIDKFKVSREKLAYICDSTSAPVCALVPLNAWGATLMGLIAVQISKGVITGNATSILIKSIPFNFYSIMAVLAVPFYILTGKDWGPMKAAEERVMKTGKLMRDGAMPVVNLEATEIPTKEGVKPSAKNMLLPLAVLIFMMPIGLYITGKGNIFNGSGSSSVFWAVLASLVFSAIYYRAQNIMKLSEFMEHVYTGIGSMMPVVIILICSIAIGNVIGDLGTGQYMASLVKGNIDGAYGPALIFIMGCIIAFSTGTSWGTFALMMPIGIQMAVAMDANLYLTVGAVISGAVMGDHCSPISDTTIISSMAAATDHIDHVKTQVPYALANAAVALVLYLVFGFIL, encoded by the coding sequence ATGGAATTTGGATTAGCCAGTATGTTCCCACCAATTTTAGCAATTATTTTAGCAGTTATTACTAGACAAGTTTTTTTATCTCTTTTTGCTGGTGTTTTTGTTGGAGAATTACTTCTTAAGGGATGGGCTTTTTTCCCTGCTTTCAATGCTTCTTTAGAGAGAGTTGTTTCTGTATTTGCAGAAGGATGGGTTACTAAAACTATAATGTTCTCATTGTTGGTAGGATCTATAATTGCTCTTATTCAAGTATCAGGTGGAGTTGAAGGATTTGTAGACTATTTAACAGAAAAAAATAAAATAATCAAAAATAAGAAGGCAGCACAACTTTTAGCATTTATTATAGGTATTGTTGTTTTTATAGAATCTTCAATAACAATCCTTACTTCAGGAACTGTAGCAAGACCACTTATAGACAAATTTAAAGTATCAAGAGAAAAACTTGCATATATATGTGACTCTACATCAGCGCCAGTATGTGCTTTAGTGCCACTGAATGCATGGGGTGCTACACTAATGGGGTTGATAGCAGTTCAAATATCTAAAGGAGTAATTACAGGTAATGCTACTTCAATATTAATAAAAAGTATACCTTTCAATTTTTATTCAATAATGGCTGTTTTAGCAGTACCATTCTATATTTTAACAGGTAAAGATTGGGGTCCTATGAAAGCAGCTGAAGAAAGAGTTATGAAAACAGGAAAATTAATGAGAGACGGGGCTATGCCTGTTGTAAATCTAGAAGCTACAGAGATACCGACTAAAGAAGGCGTTAAACCAAGTGCTAAAAATATGCTTTTACCTCTAGCAGTGCTTATTTTCATGATGCCTATAGGGTTGTATATTACTGGAAAAGGAAATATATTCAATGGTTCAGGATCAAGTTCAGTATTTTGGGCAGTATTAGCATCTTTAGTTTTTTCGGCTATATATTATAGAGCACAAAATATAATGAAATTAAGTGAATTCATGGAACATGTTTATACAGGTATAGGTTCAATGATGCCAGTTGTTATAATCTTAATATGTTCTATTGCTATAGGAAATGTTATTGGTGACTTAGGTACAGGACAATACATGGCAAGCTTAGTAAAAGGAAATATAGATGGTGCATATGGACCAGCACTTATATTTATAATGGGATGTATTATTGCATTTTCTACTGGAACAAGTTGGGGAACATTTGCTCTTATGATGCCTATAGGAATTCAAATGGCAGTTGCAATGGATGCTAATTTATATTTAACTGTAGGAGCAGTAATTTCAGGAGCTGTTATGGGTGATCACTGTTCACCTATATCTGATACAACTATTATTTCTTCAATGGCGGCAGCTACGGATCATATAGACCATGTAAAAACTCAAGTTCCTTATGCTTTAGCAAATGCTGCAGTTGCATTAGTTCTATATCTTGTATTTGGTTTTATACTTTAA
- a CDS encoding phosphatase PAP2 family protein, whose product MISIPILNIFYGLLNSENRGVYSLVCSIDKATPFLKVFVLPYLIWYPFIFLIMVYICLKNKKVYYKILFCLDIGFIISYIIFYFFQTTVQRPCLVDQDIMTKLVGIVYSNDKPFNCFPSLHVLTTYFVMKGIGKVESSKKITIPVNIVGILIILSTLFIKQHVIMDVIFAIVLGGIILKTVNVVFAEGVEVWLKKLFLLLTMKKKLEN is encoded by the coding sequence ATGATTTCTATACCTATATTAAATATTTTTTATGGACTATTAAATAGTGAAAACAGAGGGGTTTATAGTTTAGTCTGTAGTATAGATAAAGCTACTCCTTTTTTAAAAGTTTTTGTGTTACCTTATTTAATATGGTATCCTTTTATTTTTTTAATAATGGTATATATATGTTTGAAGAATAAAAAAGTTTATTATAAAATTTTATTTTGTTTAGATATAGGATTTATAATTAGTTATATAATATTTTATTTTTTCCAAACAACAGTTCAAAGACCTTGTCTTGTAGATCAAGATATAATGACAAAATTAGTTGGAATAGTTTATTCAAACGATAAGCCTTTTAATTGTTTCCCAAGTTTACATGTTTTAACTACTTATTTTGTTATGAAAGGAATCGGTAAGGTAGAGAGTAGCAAAAAAATAACTATTCCTGTAAATATAGTAGGAATATTAATAATATTATCTACATTATTTATTAAACAACATGTTATTATGGATGTAATATTTGCTATAGTGTTAGGAGGTATTATTTTAAAAACTGTAAATGTTGTATTTGCTGAGGGGGTAGAAGTATGGTTAAAGAAACTATTCTTATTGTTGACGATGAAAAAGAAATTAGAAAATTAA
- a CDS encoding MalY/PatB family protein: MKYDFDKTIDRIGSNTAKWDEIEEKFGTKDVLPMWVADMDFRVAQPIIDALKERAEHGIFGYTKMSDSYKEAVCNWMKKRHNWEVKKDWLIHSPGVVPALSIIVREFTEPGDKIIIQSPVYYPFFDVVKDNGRELVCNSLKEVDGRYIMDYDDLENKIDDKVKLMILCSPHNPVGRVWRKEELVKLGEICIKNNIKIISDEIHSDLVYKGHKHVPLASISEEFAQNTITCFAPSKTFNIAGLQSALLSVPNKEDHEKISKAIATLDIRRDNCFGAVATEVAYTSGEEWLEQVLEYLEGNLDFLVEYIEERIPKVKVNKIEGTYLVWLDCRELGMNKEQLSEFMIKEAKVALDDGYWFGGEGEGFIRINIACPRSTLQEGLRRIENAVRNFK; encoded by the coding sequence ATGAAATACGATTTTGATAAAACGATTGATAGAATTGGAAGTAACACAGCTAAATGGGATGAGATTGAAGAAAAGTTTGGAACAAAAGATGTGTTACCTATGTGGGTAGCAGATATGGATTTTAGGGTAGCTCAACCTATTATAGATGCACTAAAAGAAAGAGCTGAGCATGGCATATTTGGTTATACAAAAATGTCTGATAGTTATAAAGAAGCAGTATGCAATTGGATGAAAAAAAGGCATAATTGGGAAGTTAAAAAAGATTGGTTAATTCATAGTCCAGGTGTTGTGCCAGCACTTAGTATAATTGTTAGAGAGTTTACTGAACCTGGAGATAAAATAATTATACAATCTCCTGTGTATTATCCTTTCTTTGATGTAGTAAAAGATAATGGACGTGAGTTAGTATGTAATTCCCTTAAAGAGGTAGATGGAAGATATATTATGGACTATGATGATCTAGAAAACAAAATTGATGATAAAGTAAAATTGATGATACTTTGTAGCCCACATAATCCGGTTGGAAGAGTGTGGAGAAAAGAAGAATTAGTTAAACTTGGAGAAATTTGCATTAAAAATAATATTAAAATAATAAGTGATGAAATCCATTCAGACCTTGTGTATAAAGGCCATAAGCATGTACCATTAGCATCGATATCGGAAGAATTTGCTCAAAATACAATTACATGTTTTGCTCCAAGTAAAACATTTAATATAGCTGGATTACAATCAGCACTACTATCAGTACCAAATAAAGAGGATCATGAGAAGATCAGTAAGGCGATAGCTACACTAGATATTCGTAGAGACAATTGTTTTGGAGCAGTAGCTACAGAAGTAGCTTATACTAGTGGAGAAGAATGGCTTGAACAGGTACTGGAGTATTTGGAAGGCAATTTGGACTTTTTAGTAGAGTATATAGAAGAAAGAATTCCTAAAGTTAAAGTTAATAAAATAGAAGGAACTTATTTAGTTTGGTTAGATTGCCGTGAACTTGGAATGAATAAAGAACAATTGTCTGAATTTATGATTAAAGAAGCTAAAGTTGCATTAGATGATGGATATTGGTTTGGAGGAGAAGGAGAAGGTTTTATTAGAATCAATATTGCATGCCCAAGAAGTACTCTACAAGAAGGATTAAGAAGAATAGAGAATGCTGTTAGAAATTTTAAATAA
- a CDS encoding citrate/2-methylcitrate synthase, with product MLSNSRGDLFEKNAVYKDSLNKLTEKAKRNNIISSECYKRYDVKRGLRNENGTGVLVGLTEVGNVHGYTIENRKKIPDEGMLTYRGIDVREIVNGFQKDKRFGFEEVCYLLLLGEFPSEEELKEFKIMLGECRELPDGFTEDMILKFPSNNIMNKLERSILVAYSFDDNPDDTSIKNILRQSIELISRVPVMIAYGYQAKAHYYDGKSLFIHSPKAELGVAENILHLIRPDNQYTKTEAEVLDLSLVLHAEHGGGNNSAFATHVVSSTGTDTYSAIAAAVGSLKGPKHGGANIKVINMMSNIKENINDWQDVEEIKKYLIRILKKEVFDKAGLIYGIGHAIYTLSDPRAVMLKEKALELAKEKGRVDEFLLYENVEKTALKIFKELRGREDICVNVDFYSGFVYDMLNIPCELYTPLFAAARMAGWCAHRIEQVASEPKIIRPAYKNVKEKCQYIPIRERN from the coding sequence ATGCTAAGTAATTCTAGGGGTGATTTATTTGAGAAAAATGCAGTATATAAAGATAGTTTAAATAAATTAACTGAAAAAGCAAAACGAAATAATATAATTAGTTCAGAGTGTTATAAAAGATATGATGTAAAAAGGGGATTGAGAAACGAAAATGGAACAGGGGTTTTAGTAGGGCTTACTGAAGTAGGTAATGTTCATGGGTATACAATAGAAAATCGAAAAAAGATTCCTGATGAAGGTATGCTAACATATAGGGGAATAGATGTTAGGGAAATTGTTAATGGATTTCAGAAAGATAAGAGATTTGGATTTGAAGAAGTGTGTTATCTTCTACTTTTGGGAGAATTTCCTAGTGAAGAAGAATTAAAAGAATTTAAAATTATGTTAGGGGAATGTAGAGAACTACCAGATGGTTTTACTGAAGATATGATTTTAAAATTTCCTAGTAATAATATAATGAATAAATTAGAAAGAAGCATTCTTGTAGCCTATTCTTTTGATGATAATCCTGATGATACTAGTATAAAAAATATTTTAAGACAAAGTATAGAACTTATTTCTAGAGTTCCTGTTATGATTGCTTATGGATATCAAGCTAAGGCTCATTATTATGATGGAAAAAGTTTGTTCATACACTCTCCTAAGGCAGAATTAGGGGTAGCGGAAAATATACTTCACTTAATAAGACCAGATAATCAATATACTAAAACAGAAGCTGAAGTTTTAGATTTATCTTTAGTTCTACATGCTGAACATGGTGGAGGGAATAACTCGGCTTTTGCTACTCATGTAGTATCTTCTACAGGAACAGATACTTATTCAGCTATAGCTGCAGCGGTAGGGTCACTTAAAGGACCTAAACATGGAGGAGCTAATATAAAGGTAATTAATATGATGAGTAATATAAAAGAAAACATTAATGATTGGCAGGATGTTGAGGAAATAAAGAAATATTTAATTAGAATACTTAAGAAGGAAGTATTTGATAAAGCAGGTTTAATATATGGTATTGGTCATGCTATTTATACTTTATCTGATCCAAGAGCAGTAATGCTTAAAGAAAAAGCTTTAGAATTAGCCAAAGAAAAAGGAAGAGTAGATGAATTTCTTTTATATGAAAATGTAGAGAAAACAGCTCTTAAAATTTTTAAAGAATTAAGAGGAAGAGAAGATATTTGTGTAAATGTAGACTTTTATTCAGGGTTTGTATATGATATGCTTAATATTCCTTGCGAATTATATACACCTTTATTTGCTGCAGCTAGAATGGCAGGGTGGTGTGCACATAGAATAGAGCAGGTGGCAAGTGAACCTAAAATTATAAGACCTGCTTACAAGAATGTTAAGGAAAAGTGCCAATATATTCCTATAAGAGAAAGAAATTAA
- a CDS encoding cation:proton antiporter, translating to MAETINFDSLLILTIFAFITPIFVNSIKKLRIPFVVGEIFVGIIIGKSFFNLVHEDVWISFLSHLGLAYLMFLSGLEIDIDRVKFAKEKKKAFSQILMCFLMFGVSLIISYLSALSLYKLGIINNILFISFLFTASAPGLIVPFLKERKVLNTEYGQILLIYTLICEFVCLISLTLISSTITHGLTYKNFLFILLFVLAFIIFKIIDRTSHIFDFSSSFFSNLHMGVRAAFALMLILVTASDKIGTEVILGSFLAGVIFTFILDKQKEELKYELDILGYGFLIPIFFIMVGVNLDLSSIIQNPKALLKIPIFLIVIFIVKAFPAILMYFKYGFNKAISTALITSGQLSLLIVGAQMAYNLKIINNSDYSAVILTTVISCILFPLCFDAVFKSNDMSPLENSSIDKISVLEIVPMNEDLFNKSLKEIDFPHRFRVFIIIRNGIEILPTGDTKILKGDRLIIGGLAEKSEDILTLLNG from the coding sequence ATGGCTGAAACCATAAATTTTGACTCATTATTAATACTAACCATTTTTGCTTTCATTACACCTATTTTTGTAAACAGCATAAAAAAATTAAGAATTCCTTTTGTAGTTGGAGAAATTTTTGTTGGAATAATCATAGGAAAAAGTTTTTTTAACCTTGTTCACGAAGATGTTTGGATAAGTTTTTTATCTCACTTAGGTCTTGCATATTTAATGTTTTTAAGTGGATTAGAAATTGATATTGATAGAGTTAAATTTGCAAAAGAAAAAAAGAAAGCTTTTTCTCAAATACTTATGTGTTTTTTAATGTTTGGGGTTTCTTTGATAATATCATACCTTTCAGCATTATCTTTATATAAATTAGGAATAATAAATAATATACTTTTTATTAGCTTTTTATTTACTGCTTCTGCTCCAGGACTTATTGTTCCTTTTTTAAAAGAAAGAAAAGTATTGAACACAGAATATGGTCAAATTTTACTTATATATACATTAATTTGTGAATTTGTATGTTTAATCTCATTAACACTTATTTCTTCTACTATTACTCATGGATTAACATATAAAAACTTTTTATTTATTTTATTATTTGTATTAGCTTTTATCATTTTTAAAATAATAGATAGAACTTCTCATATTTTTGATTTTTCATCATCGTTTTTTTCAAATTTGCATATGGGAGTACGTGCTGCCTTTGCTTTAATGCTTATTTTAGTAACTGCTTCAGATAAAATAGGAACTGAGGTTATTTTAGGTTCTTTCTTGGCTGGAGTAATTTTCACCTTTATACTTGATAAACAAAAAGAAGAGCTAAAGTATGAACTAGATATATTAGGTTATGGCTTTTTAATTCCCATTTTTTTTATTATGGTAGGAGTTAACTTAGATTTGTCTTCTATAATTCAAAACCCTAAAGCACTTTTAAAAATACCTATATTTTTAATTGTTATATTTATAGTAAAAGCTTTTCCTGCTATATTAATGTATTTTAAATATGGGTTTAATAAAGCTATTTCTACAGCTCTTATAACCTCAGGACAACTTAGTTTACTAATAGTTGGAGCACAGATGGCGTATAATTTAAAGATAATAAATAATTCCGATTATTCAGCTGTAATACTTACAACAGTTATATCTTGTATATTATTTCCTCTTTGCTTTGATGCTGTCTTTAAATCTAATGATATGTCCCCATTAGAAAATTCATCTATAGATAAGATATCAGTCTTAGAAATAGTTCCTATGAATGAAGACTTATTTAATAAATCATTAAAAGAAATTGATTTTCCACATAGATTTAGAGTATTTATAATAATAAGAAATGGTATTGAAATATTGCCCACAGGGGACACTAAGATTTTAAAAGGTGATAGATTAATTATTGGAGGATTGGCAGAAAAATCAGAAGATATATTAACGTTGCTAAATGGTTAA
- a CDS encoding response regulator transcription factor, with protein sequence MVKETILIVDDEKEIRKLIDIYLKNEGYNTLLAENGEEALKLLENNEVHLIVLDIMMPKMDGIEACLKIREDRSMPIIMLSAKSEDMDKIMGLTTGADDYLTKPFNPLELVARIKSQLRRYIIFNDKKSINTSLIEVDGLTMDIETHEVRVNDEEVKLTPREFDILKLLAQNKGIVFSTEKIYETVWGEEFFGSDNTVMVHIRKIREKIEENSRKPRYIKTVWGVGYKFEA encoded by the coding sequence ATGGTTAAAGAAACTATTCTTATTGTTGACGATGAAAAAGAAATTAGAAAATTAATTGATATTTATTTAAAGAATGAAGGATATAACACTTTATTAGCTGAAAACGGAGAAGAAGCATTGAAACTTCTTGAGAATAATGAGGTGCATTTAATTGTTTTAGATATAATGATGCCTAAGATGGACGGAATAGAGGCTTGTTTAAAGATAAGGGAAGATAGAAGTATGCCTATTATAATGCTTTCTGCTAAAAGTGAAGATATGGACAAAATAATGGGACTTACAACAGGAGCAGATGATTATTTAACTAAGCCTTTTAATCCATTAGAACTTGTGGCTAGAATAAAATCGCAACTAAGGAGGTATATAATTTTTAACGATAAAAAATCTATAAATACCTCTCTTATTGAGGTAGATGGATTAACTATGGATATTGAAACTCATGAAGTTAGAGTTAATGATGAAGAAGTGAAGCTTACTCCAAGAGAATTTGATATTCTGAAACTTTTAGCTCAAAACAAAGGAATAGTTTTTAGTACAGAAAAAATTTATGAAACAGTTTGGGGTGAAGAATTTTTCGGGTCTGATAATACTGTTATGGTACATATAAGAAAAATTAGAGAAAAAATTGAAGAGAATTCTAGAAAACCTAGATATATTAAAACTGTTTGGGGAGTTGGATATAAATTTGAGGCTTAA
- a CDS encoding L-lactate dehydrogenase: protein METKKTKISIIGAGYVGATCAYSLMISGLPSELVIVDINKDKSLGEAMDLSHGVSFVNPVDIHAGDYKDTKDSDIVIITAGAAQKEGETRLDLINKNFNIFKGIIPEVVKYNPNSILLVVSNPVDILTYITYKLSGFPKERVIGSGTVLDTSRFKYLLSRHFNIDSRNIHAYIMGEHGDSEIATWSLTSVAGMNVNEYCSHICKECDGFSKYEILDDVKKAGYRIIEKKGATYFAIALAVRRIVEAILRDENSILTVSSLLQGEYGIDDIYLGIPSLVGASGVKKVLEVPLDIEETKELRKSAETLKEYSNKLNF from the coding sequence ATGGAAACTAAAAAAACTAAAATATCAATAATAGGAGCAGGCTATGTAGGGGCAACTTGTGCATATTCACTTATGATAAGTGGACTTCCTTCCGAACTAGTTATCGTTGATATAAATAAAGATAAATCTCTTGGAGAAGCTATGGATTTATCTCATGGAGTTTCATTTGTAAACCCTGTAGATATACATGCTGGAGATTATAAAGATACAAAAGATTCAGATATAGTAATAATCACAGCAGGTGCTGCTCAAAAGGAAGGTGAAACAAGATTAGATTTAATTAATAAAAACTTTAATATATTTAAAGGTATTATCCCTGAAGTAGTAAAATATAACCCTAATTCTATACTCCTTGTAGTATCAAATCCTGTAGATATTTTAACTTACATAACTTACAAGTTATCAGGATTTCCAAAGGAAAGAGTTATTGGCTCTGGAACAGTTCTCGATACTTCTAGATTTAAATACTTACTAAGTAGACACTTTAATATTGACTCAAGAAACATCCATGCTTATATTATGGGTGAACATGGAGATTCTGAAATTGCAACTTGGAGTTTAACTTCTGTTGCTGGAATGAATGTAAATGAATATTGCTCTCATATATGCAAAGAATGTGATGGTTTTTCTAAATATGAAATATTAGATGATGTAAAAAAAGCAGGCTATCGCATCATTGAGAAGAAAGGTGCAACTTATTTTGCAATAGCTTTAGCTGTTAGAAGAATTGTAGAAGCTATTTTAAGAGATGAAAATTCAATTTTAACAGTATCTTCTCTTTTACAAGGTGAGTATGGAATTGATGACATATATCTTGGAATTCCTTCACTAGTAGGAGCTTCTGGTGTCAAAAAAGTTCTTGAAGTACCTTTAGACATAGAAGAAACAAAAGAATTAAGAAAATCTGCTGAAACTTTAAAAGAATATTCTAATAAATTGAATTTTTAA
- a CDS encoding sigma-54-dependent Fis family transcriptional regulator, which yields MKKKIAVITLSSAVASFYCKQLQELFGEYIITERYSLDDNSVEGIIDADIVLIATDDIYRTVKNYIKKDCEIIITSITIFKDGFNKVNEIPKGKKAMLVNLSLEMAVETISLIYQLGANHIEFVPVYPMMKEIPNIDIAVTPGEMRYVPENVSRIIDIGHRVLDINTIIDIAAKLDLDSLIKKEKIQKYFNSIVTNRSGVQKLMGITSRLESEFSILLQGLEEGIIGVDLKGRVYFYNESAEKVIGLKKENVIGRYVKELIPELPFEQVIHRAKSIKQKLVKINGCAISANIDPITNNKTLYGAAAIIKRFSDAEKEQHKLRSQLIGKGHIAKYVFEDIIGESEEINKVKDIAKRMAKSESSILIRGETGTGKELFAQAIHNSSNRRNYQFIAVNCAALPESLLESELFGYEEGAFTGARKGGKLGLFELAHMGTLFLDEIGEMELGLQARLLRVIQEREVMRIGGDRVINVDVRIIAATNRDLKKLVQEGKFRQDLYFRLNVLPLNLIPLRERKEDILLLVDKIKKELKKEFVLSKSVSEAFLNHTWEGNVRELRNYVEYLAHLEKEYIHLEDIPFKPSTISNLYDLKDEEIGTIKEFKQYVQNKADRYIFVLKELEKGYKNRESVGRRSIAKSAEIQGVFLSEQEIRRILIDLENYHMVEISKGRGGSKITQFGIKAIDKLY from the coding sequence ATGAAAAAGAAGATTGCGGTTATAACTCTTTCTTCTGCTGTAGCAAGTTTTTATTGTAAACAATTACAAGAGCTGTTTGGTGAATATATAATCACTGAAAGATATTCATTAGATGATAATAGTGTTGAGGGAATTATTGATGCTGATATAGTGTTAATAGCAACAGATGATATTTATAGAACAGTAAAAAATTATATAAAAAAAGATTGTGAAATAATTATAACTAGTATAACTATATTTAAAGATGGATTTAATAAGGTTAATGAAATACCTAAAGGTAAGAAGGCTATGCTTGTAAATTTAAGCTTAGAAATGGCTGTAGAAACTATCTCGTTAATCTATCAGTTAGGAGCAAATCATATAGAATTTGTACCTGTTTATCCAATGATGAAAGAAATACCTAATATAGATATTGCAGTAACACCAGGAGAAATGAGATATGTACCTGAAAATGTAAGTCGAATTATAGATATAGGGCATAGAGTTTTGGATATAAATACTATAATTGATATAGCTGCAAAATTGGATTTAGACAGCTTGATTAAAAAAGAGAAAATACAAAAGTATTTTAATAGTATTGTTACTAATAGATCAGGTGTACAAAAATTAATGGGAATAACTAGTAGACTTGAAAGTGAATTTAGTATATTACTACAAGGGTTAGAAGAGGGTATTATAGGTGTAGATTTAAAAGGAAGAGTATATTTTTATAATGAAAGTGCTGAAAAAGTAATAGGTTTGAAAAAGGAGAATGTTATAGGAAGATATGTTAAGGAATTAATACCTGAATTGCCATTTGAACAAGTAATTCATAGGGCAAAATCTATTAAGCAGAAACTAGTGAAAATAAATGGTTGTGCAATTTCTGCAAATATTGATCCTATAACTAATAATAAAACCCTTTATGGTGCAGCTGCAATTATTAAGAGGTTTAGTGATGCAGAGAAAGAGCAGCATAAACTTAGATCGCAACTTATAGGAAAAGGACATATAGCTAAATATGTATTTGAGGATATAATTGGAGAAAGTGAAGAGATTAACAAAGTAAAAGATATTGCAAAAAGAATGGCCAAATCGGAGTCGTCTATATTAATTAGAGGGGAAACAGGAACTGGAAAAGAATTATTTGCTCAAGCAATACATAATTCTTCTAATAGGAGAAATTATCAATTTATTGCTGTGAATTGTGCAGCATTACCTGAGAGTTTGCTAGAAAGTGAACTTTTTGGATATGAAGAAGGGGCTTTTACTGGAGCAAGAAAGGGTGGAAAATTAGGTCTTTTTGAATTAGCTCATATGGGCACTTTGTTTCTAGATGAAATAGGCGAAATGGAGTTAGGTCTACAAGCTAGATTATTGAGGGTTATTCAAGAAAGAGAAGTAATGAGAATTGGTGGAGATAGAGTAATTAATGTAGATGTTAGAATAATTGCAGCAACAAATAGAGACCTAAAAAAGTTAGTACAAGAAGGAAAGTTTAGACAAGATCTATATTTTAGGTTAAATGTATTACCTTTAAATCTTATTCCATTAAGAGAAAGAAAGGAAGATATTTTATTATTAGTTGATAAAATAAAAAAAGAACTTAAAAAAGAGTTTGTATTATCTAAAAGTGTGTCGGAGGCATTTTTAAATCACACTTGGGAAGGAAACGTAAGAGAACTTAGAAACTATGTTGAGTATCTTGCACATTTAGAAAAGGAATATATTCATTTAGAAGACATTCCTTTTAAACCTTCAACAATATCTAATTTATATGATTTAAAAGATGAAGAAATAGGTACTATAAAAGAATTTAAACAATATGTTCAAAATAAAGCAGATAGATATATATTTGTTCTCAAAGAACTAGAGAAAGGATATAAAAATAGGGAATCTGTAGGGAGGAGAAGTATTGCAAAAAGTGCTGAAATACAGGGCGTGTTTTTGTCAGAACAGGAGATTAGAAGAATATTAATTGATTTAGAAAATTATCACATGGTGGAAATTTCAAAGGGACGAGGAGGGTCAAAGATAACTCAGTTTGGGATTAAAGCAATAGATAAACTGTATTAG
- a CDS encoding D-cysteine desulfhydrase family protein, producing MFKYPRRERLAFLPTPIYKLDKLSKLLNGPEIYLKRDDLTGGVVGGNKIRKLEYTIAHVIDNGYDTLITCGGIQSNHCRATAFAASKLGLQCHLVLNQKEEPKVEANLFLDKLAGAHIHYIPSEEYENNLENLLKNLQHKLDEEGRKAYVIPTGASFGIGNFGYIKAAEEISEQCIEEKLNFDYIVTAVGSGGTYTGLSIGQKLFLPKTKIVGINVSDSREYFVEKIKKISKESSTYTDIETPIEEEDIHIIDGYVGLGYAQSKPDELKFITDVARLEGVVFDPVYTGKAMFGLVDQIKKGNFKKGEKILFIHTGGIFGIFPKSDMFSFEK from the coding sequence ATGTTTAAATATCCAAGAAGAGAGAGATTAGCTTTTTTACCAACACCAATATATAAATTAGATAAACTAAGTAAATTGCTTAATGGTCCAGAAATTTATTTAAAAAGAGATGATCTTACAGGAGGAGTAGTTGGAGGAAATAAAATAAGAAAGTTAGAATATACAATTGCCCATGTAATAGATAATGGATATGATACTTTAATTACATGTGGAGGAATTCAATCAAATCATTGTAGAGCTACTGCTTTCGCGGCCTCTAAGCTAGGACTTCAATGTCATCTTGTTTTAAATCAAAAAGAAGAGCCTAAAGTAGAAGCTAATTTATTTTTAGATAAGTTAGCAGGAGCACATATACATTATATACCTAGTGAAGAGTACGAGAATAATCTGGAGAATTTATTAAAAAATCTTCAACATAAGTTAGATGAAGAAGGTAGGAAAGCATACGTAATTCCAACAGGAGCATCATTTGGTATAGGTAACTTTGGATATATAAAGGCAGCAGAAGAGATAAGCGAGCAGTGTATAGAAGAAAAGTTAAATTTTGATTATATCGTAACTGCTGTGGGATCAGGAGGAACATATACAGGGTTATCGATAGGACAAAAATTATTTTTACCTAAAACAAAAATAGTAGGAATAAATGTTTCTGATAGTAGAGAATACTTTGTAGAAAAGATAAAGAAAATTTCAAAGGAAAGCTCAACATATACGGATATAGAAACACCTATCGAAGAAGAAGATATTCATATCATAGATGGTTATGTGGGACTGGGATATGCTCAAAGTAAACCGGATGAATTAAAGTTTATTACAGATGTTGCAAGATTGGAAGGTGTGGTATTTGATCCTGTTTATACAGGAAAAGCTATGTTTGGTCTTGTGGATCAGATTAAGAAAGGAAATTTTAAAAAGGGAGAAAAAATCCTATTTATTCACACTGGTGGTATATTTGGAATATTTCCTAAAAGTGATATGTTTAGTTTTGAAAAATAA